A single Hyperolius riggenbachi isolate aHypRig1 chromosome 12, aHypRig1.pri, whole genome shotgun sequence DNA region contains:
- the TSHZ2 gene encoding teashirt homolog 2 produces MPRRKQQAPKRAAGYVQDGEDLKEDSVKDEEEEDDDSSSTAHLQDSAYSPTDEEQEVAGELKRSISFHDSPASHTCNQDGENESLLSDASDHVADMKSLSSSKDAQDQKTTPPPRLQTEAQDCIDKMKVAYANILSDSYWKNLGLSLKSPHVQKKTCETRNGTSKGEFDWHQDALTKSLQQSIPAKSISKPNLFSSVQLYRQNSKMYGTVFTGASRFRCRQCSAAYDTLVELTVHMNETGHYQDDNHKKDKHRPASYTKSRKRAFHDMDKEDAQKVLKCMFCGDSFDSLQDLSVHMIKTKHYQKVPLKEPIPSISTKMVSSKKRVFEVTRPCSPDSTTGTFGEHCSTQKGSNAQLSSNNRYGYQNGASYTWQFEACKSQILKCMECGSSHDTLQQLTTHMMVTGHFLKVTNSASKKGKQLVLDPLAVEKMQSLSDSPSSDSQSKPSASSPSGGSTSELMTSKECKIDNSDDGSKDEKTDTSEEHSNVLEKPLDPALKYQYLREEDLEDASKEGGDILKSLENTVTSAINKAQNGAPSWSAYPSIHAAYQISDVMKPSMGLSSQVMQMRPTFSNKFRPIAPKSKSIPLTCNTSPEPHLTQVKEESEDAEVEKETTDEVEMDAIPADKSEESPKTEVLLETRKEPSISPRSEEKLKPTCEKTKPKFLEPPLGTEECSALRSSANCSPDIPCVNPLSALQSVLNNHLGKASESLRPSASSNSTSLVTMFQKSPVNRVEKPAVCHTPPRPTGQYLFETSDQPIDLTKSKNKKSESVKAQSCRSPCQKHALSDIADMVKILPKATTPKHVSSGRLGSMKLDIDSRRIDEVSTEVSSLHKRKGRQSNWNPQHLLILQAQFASSLFQTSEGKYLLSDLGPQERMQISKFTGLSMTTISHWLANVKYQLRKTGGTKFLKNMDKGHPVFYCSDCASQFRTPSSYINHLETHLGFQMKDMNRLAVEQQTKVDKEISRVAVQQSPQPVAGEEDTDSKFKCKLCCRTFASKHAVKLHLSKTHSKSPEHHSQFVAEVDEE; encoded by the coding sequence GTTACGTCCAAGATGGAGAGGACTTGAAGGAAGACAGTGTAAAAGATGAGGAGGAAGAAGATGACGACAGCTCCTCTACCGCCCATCTCCAGGACAGTGCCTACTCTCCCACGGATGAGGAACAAGAGGTAGCTGGAGAGCTAAAGAGGAGCATCAGCTTCCATGACTCTCCAGCAAGTCACACATGCAACCAAGATGGGGAAAATGAGTCTTTGCTGAGTGATGCCAGCGACCATGTGGCAGACATGAAGAGCTTATCATCTTCTAAAGATGCTCAGGACCAAAAAACAACTCCCCCGCCTAGGCTGCAAACCGAAGCGCAGGACTGCATAGATAAGATGAAAGTGGCCTATGCCAACATACTGTCTGACTCCTACTGGAAAAACTTGGGGCTTAGTTTGAAGTCGCCTCACGTCCAGAAAAAAACTTGTGAAACCCGCAATGGAACCAGCAAAGGGGAGTTTGACTGGCATCAGGATGCTCTTACGAAAAGTTTACAGCAAAGCATACCTGCAAAATCTATTTCCAAACCAAACCTGTTCAGTTCTGTCCAGCTGTATCGGCAAAATTCCAAAATGTACGGCACTGTTTTCACAGGTGCTAGCAGGTTTCGCTGCAGGCAGTGCAGCGCAGCCTATGACACCTTGGTGGAGTTAACTGTACATATGAACGAAACCGGCCATTACCAAGATGACAACCACAAGAAAGACAAGCACAGACCAGCCAGTTACACAAAGTCGAGGAAAAGGGCGTTTCACGACATGGACAAGGAGGATGCCCAGAAAGTTTTAAAGTGCATGTTCTGTGGTGACTCATTTGACTCTCTCCAAGATCTGAGCGTCCACAtgataaaaacaaaacattaccaaAAAGTGCCTTTGAAGGAACCCATCCCAAGCATCTCAACTAAAATGGTCTCTTCAAAAAAGCGAGTGTTTGAAGTGACTCGACCGTGCTCACCAGATTCAACCACAGGAACCTTTGGGGAACACTGCAGCACACAAAAAGGTTCTAATGCCCAGCTGTCCTCAAACAACCGCTATGGCTATCAGAATGGTGCCAGCTATACCTGGCAGTTCGAAGCCTGCAAATCTCAGATCCTCAAGTGCATGGAGTGCGGCAGTTCACATGACACTTTACAGCAACTAACGACTCACATGATGGTCACTGGACATTTCTTGAAAGTTACCAATTCAGCCTCAAAAAAGGGTAAGCAATTGGTCTTAGACCCATTAGCTGTGGAGAAGATGCAGTCCCTCTCAGATTCTCCATCCAGCGACAGCCAGTCCAAGCCATCCGCAAGCTCTCCCTCTGGAGGATCGACATCTGAATTGATGACCAGCAAAGAATGTAAAATCGATAACTCAGATGATGGTAGCAAAGATGAAAAGACAGACACGAGTGAGGAACACAGCAATGTCCTAGAAAAACCTTTAGATCCAGCGCTGAAATATCAGTACTTAAGAGAAGAGGATTTGGAAGATGCTTCAAAAGAAGGTGGTGACATTTTGAAATCACTAGAAAACACAGTAACCTCAGCCATCAACAAGGCCCAAAATGGAGCCCCAAGCTGGAGTGCCTACCCcagcatccatgccgcataccagATATCAGATGTCATGAAACCTTCCATGGGCCTCAGTTCTCAAGTAATGCAAATGAGACCTACCTTCTCCAACAAGTTTAGGCCCATTGCTCCCAAGTCCAAATCTATACCTCTTACCTGCAATACTTCTCCTGAACCCCATCTTACACAAGTTAAAGAGGAATCTGAAGATGCAGAGGTGGAAAAAGAAACGACAGATGAGGTTGAGATGGATGCAATACCAGCAGACAAAAGTGAAGAGTCCCCAAAAACAGAAGTTCTACTTGAGACAAGAAAAGAGCCAAGCATCTCACCAAGGTCAGAGGAAAAGCTTAAACCGACTTGTGAGAAAACAAAGCCAAAATTCTTGGAACCTCCATTAGGAACTGAAGAGTGTTCAGCACTGAGAAGTTCAGCAAACTGCTCCCCTGACATCCCATGCGTGAATCCCCTCAGTGCTTTACAGTCTGTACTTAATAATCATTTAGGAAAAGCCTCtgagtctctgaggccttcagcAAGCTCCAATTCCACAAGCTTGGTCACAATGTTCCAGAAATCTCCAGTGAACCGTGTGGAAAAGCCAGCTGTGTGTCATACTCCTCCACGACCTACCGGCCAATATTTATTTGAAACCAGTGACCAACCAATTGACCTTACTAAATCCAAGAATAAAAAATCTGAATCTGTGAAAGCCCAGTCTTGCAGGTCTCCATGTCAGAAGCACGCTCTGTCAGACATAGCAGATATGGTTAAAATTCTCCCAAAGGCTACAACCCCAAAGCATGTTTCTTCTGGAAGACTGGGTTCCATGAAACTAGACATAGACTCTAGGCGCATTGATGAAGTCTCCACCGAGGTGTCCTCACTACATAAAAGAAAGGGAAGACAATCTAACTGGAATCCCCAACATCTCTTAATCTTACAAGCCCAGTTTGCCTCAAGTCTGTTTCAGACTTCAGAAGGAAAATATTTGTTATCGGACCTAGGGCCTCAAGAACGGATGCAGATTTCAAAGTTTACTGGACTTTCTATGACCACAATCAGCCACTGGTTGGCTAATGTCAAGTACCAGCTGCGGAAGACTGGTGGCACAAAATTTTTGAAAAACATGGACAAGGGGCACCCTGTGTTTTACTGCAGTGACTGTGCATCTCAGTTTAGAACCCCTTCCAGCTACATAAACCACTTAGAGACCCACCTTGGGTTCCAGATGAAAGATATGAATAGACTGGCTGTAGAGCAGCAAACTAAGGTAGATAAGGAGATCTCTCGAGTGGCTGTTCAGCAGTCACCCCAACCTGTAGCCGGAGAAGAGGACACGGACTCAAAGTTTAAGT